A genome region from Alteripontixanthobacter maritimus includes the following:
- a CDS encoding RNA degradosome polyphosphate kinase, protein MPAADNESPVTGRTSADPEPRIASASAADRYHNRELSWLAFNTRVLEEAANREHPLLERLRFLSISGSNLDEFVMVRVAGLVGQERRGIEELSIDGRTPTQQLSAIHAELSVLLERQSHEWSRLHGELTEAGVEVLGDERQDPETARWLKRYFRETLQPVITPQAIDPAHPFPFVHNRGMGILFALQRDDDSEQVLQMVLVPQSLPRFIRLPDIPGSGTEGTDGAPDAQPVTARYISIERLLRRHGDVLFAGFSVQSSCVFRVLRDSDIEIEEEAEDLVRFYRTAIQRRRRGTIILLEVSGDLSPSAESVLREHLGLDDMRVHAADGLIGFEALAELVETDRPDLKFEPYTPRYPERIAQHDGDCFAAIREKEFIVHHPYESFEVVVDFLKQAARDPDVVAIKQTLYRAGTQSSVVSALIAAAEAGKAVTAVVELKARFDEEQNLLWASQLESAGVQVIYGFVDWKTHAKVSMVVRRERSGDGDGDGDAGASGYRTYCHFGTGNYHPVNARIYTDLSFFTDDPKAARDAGKLFNFITGYVKPERTELLSISPANLREQLTACIDREIENAKGGRPSGIWAKMNSLTDQAIIDKLYEASAAGVRAELVIRGICCLRAGVEGLSENIEVRSIIGRFLEHSRIYVFANGATLPSAKARVYISSADLMGRNLDRRVEVLVPLRNRTIHDQVLEQVMQANLLDTARSWRAQPDGSYGRVESGEKLFDVHRYFMTNPSLSGRGSALVSGEDVPRLSLSQGS, encoded by the coding sequence ATGCCCGCTGCCGATAACGAGTCACCTGTCACCGGGCGCACCTCAGCTGATCCCGAACCACGCATCGCATCCGCCTCGGCGGCGGATCGGTACCACAACCGCGAATTAAGCTGGCTGGCATTTAACACGAGAGTTCTGGAAGAGGCGGCCAATCGCGAACACCCTTTGCTCGAGCGGTTGCGGTTCCTGTCGATCTCCGGAAGCAATCTCGATGAATTCGTCATGGTGCGGGTGGCAGGCCTTGTCGGGCAGGAGCGGCGCGGGATCGAGGAATTGTCCATCGACGGCCGTACGCCCACCCAACAGTTGTCGGCAATCCATGCCGAGTTATCCGTCCTGCTCGAACGGCAATCGCATGAATGGTCGAGGCTTCACGGCGAGCTGACTGAGGCGGGAGTGGAAGTCCTGGGCGACGAACGGCAGGATCCCGAAACCGCGCGCTGGCTGAAACGCTATTTCAGGGAAACCCTGCAGCCCGTCATCACACCGCAGGCAATCGACCCGGCGCATCCGTTTCCCTTTGTCCATAATCGCGGGATGGGTATTCTATTCGCGCTGCAGCGGGATGACGACAGCGAACAAGTGCTGCAGATGGTGCTGGTCCCGCAATCGCTGCCGCGCTTCATCCGGCTGCCGGACATACCAGGAAGTGGTACTGAGGGCACCGACGGGGCACCGGATGCCCAGCCCGTCACCGCACGCTATATCAGCATCGAACGCCTGCTTCGCCGCCATGGGGATGTCCTGTTTGCCGGCTTCTCCGTCCAGTCGAGCTGCGTGTTCCGCGTGCTTCGGGACAGCGATATCGAAATCGAGGAGGAGGCGGAGGACTTAGTCCGTTTTTATCGCACGGCGATCCAGCGCAGGCGGCGCGGGACCATAATCCTGCTGGAAGTGTCGGGCGATTTGAGTCCGTCGGCCGAGAGTGTCCTGCGCGAGCATTTGGGGCTGGACGATATGCGGGTCCATGCGGCGGACGGTCTGATCGGGTTCGAGGCGTTGGCGGAGCTGGTCGAAACCGACCGTCCGGACCTTAAATTCGAACCCTACACGCCGCGTTATCCCGAACGCATCGCGCAGCACGACGGCGATTGCTTCGCCGCGATCCGCGAAAAGGAGTTCATCGTCCACCACCCTTATGAAAGCTTCGAAGTGGTGGTCGATTTCCTCAAGCAAGCGGCACGCGATCCCGATGTGGTGGCGATCAAGCAGACGCTGTACCGTGCCGGCACGCAGTCCAGCGTTGTGTCAGCCCTCATCGCGGCAGCCGAAGCCGGCAAGGCTGTGACCGCTGTGGTGGAACTGAAGGCACGCTTCGACGAGGAGCAGAACCTGCTCTGGGCAAGCCAGCTGGAAAGCGCAGGCGTGCAGGTCATCTACGGTTTCGTGGATTGGAAGACCCATGCCAAGGTTTCGATGGTGGTGCGGCGCGAACGCAGCGGCGATGGCGATGGCGATGGGGATGCGGGCGCCTCTGGCTACCGCACATACTGCCATTTCGGCACTGGAAATTATCACCCCGTAAACGCCCGCATCTATACCGATCTCAGCTTCTTCACAGACGATCCGAAAGCGGCGCGCGATGCTGGCAAGCTGTTCAACTTCATTACCGGCTACGTGAAGCCCGAACGCACCGAGCTTTTAAGTATATCGCCAGCCAATCTTCGCGAGCAACTGACCGCCTGTATCGACCGCGAAATAGAGAACGCCAAAGGCGGGCGGCCAAGCGGAATCTGGGCGAAAATGAATTCGCTCACCGATCAGGCAATAATCGACAAACTTTACGAAGCGAGTGCGGCAGGCGTGCGGGCCGAACTGGTGATACGCGGGATATGTTGCCTGCGCGCAGGGGTGGAAGGACTGTCGGAAAACATCGAGGTCCGCTCCATTATCGGACGCTTTCTCGAACACAGCCGCATCTATGTCTTTGCCAACGGGGCCACGTTGCCCAGTGCGAAAGCGCGGGTGTACATCTCGTCCGCCGATCTGATGGGCCGCAATCTCGACCGCCGGGTGGAGGTACTGGTGCCCTTGCGTAATCGCACCATCCACGATCAGGTGCTGGAACAGGTCATGCAGGCGAACCTGCTGGATACCGCCCGCAGCTGGCGGGCGCAGCCCGATGGTAGTTACGGGCGGGTGGAAAGCGGCGAAAAACTTTTCGACGTGCATCGCTATTTCATGACCAATCCGTCACTGTCCGGCCGGGGCAGCGCGCTGGTAAGCGGCGAAGATGTCCCGCGACTATCGCTAAGCCAGGGATCATGA
- a CDS encoding glycosyltransferase family 2 protein, producing MTKLIIQIPCYNEADHIADTVRALPERIDGVDCIEILVIDDGSSDGTEEAARNACVHHIVRHRRNRGLAAAFQSGVDCALREGADIIVNTDADGQYVGEDVAKLVGPVVRSEADIVVGDRGVLDNEYFGPVKRRLQGLGSALVRRLSRTDITDAVSGFRAISREAAQQIFITTDFSYTTDMLIQAGRKRMRIVSVPIRTNAAIRPSRLFRSIPSFIMQTGVTIARAYITYNPLRVFVGIGLVLSLIGILPILRFLAFYLAGNGDGHVQSLVIGGSLMVMGAMVAIFGILGDLMAANRKLLEANLRHVRQLEERIDRIGRQTPPDPQSDDERLKLPPEHPVERLRRSKFG from the coding sequence GTGACCAAGCTGATTATCCAGATACCATGCTATAATGAAGCAGACCATATCGCCGATACCGTGCGGGCATTGCCGGAGCGGATCGATGGCGTGGATTGCATCGAGATACTGGTGATCGACGACGGTTCCAGCGACGGCACGGAAGAAGCCGCGCGTAATGCTTGCGTGCATCACATCGTCCGCCACCGGCGCAATCGCGGGTTGGCTGCAGCTTTCCAGAGCGGAGTTGACTGTGCATTGCGCGAAGGGGCGGACATCATCGTCAATACCGATGCCGACGGGCAGTATGTCGGCGAGGACGTTGCGAAACTGGTGGGGCCTGTGGTCCGCAGCGAGGCCGACATCGTGGTGGGCGACCGGGGTGTGCTGGATAACGAGTATTTCGGACCGGTCAAACGGCGGCTGCAAGGTCTTGGCAGCGCGCTGGTGAGACGTCTGTCGCGCACCGATATTACCGATGCCGTAAGCGGCTTTCGTGCTATCAGCCGGGAAGCAGCGCAGCAGATATTTATCACTACCGACTTTTCCTACACCACCGATATGCTGATCCAGGCAGGACGCAAACGGATGCGGATCGTCAGCGTACCCATTCGCACCAATGCGGCAATCCGTCCCTCGCGCCTGTTTCGGTCGATCCCCAGCTTCATCATGCAGACCGGTGTCACGATTGCCCGCGCTTACATTACCTACAACCCGCTCCGCGTGTTCGTCGGCATCGGGTTGGTATTATCGCTGATCGGAATTTTGCCGATTCTGCGCTTTCTGGCGTTCTATCTTGCAGGCAATGGTGATGGTCATGTCCAGTCGCTGGTGATTGGCGGTTCGCTGATGGTGATGGGCGCGATGGTGGCCATTTTCGGTATTCTCGGCGATCTAATGGCCGCCAACCGCAAATTGCTGGAAGCGAACCTGCGCCACGTACGGCAATTGGAAGAACGCATCGACCGGATTGGCCGGCAGACACCCCCGGACCCGCAATCCGATGACGAGCGGCTGAAACTGCCGCCCGAACATCCCGTTGAACGCCTTCGCCGCTCGAAATTCGGCTGA
- a CDS encoding ArnT family glycosyltransferase, which produces MNAFAARNSAEAVQAALSPLHARLVLVVIAAALLMQAVLVFRMNVNWDEYWFLGRIYLAHAGELADPFQNFHVHLFSWLPGVPLNEIDQIVAGRLVMFGCELAALWCLYFICRTLADKASALLVVALWLCSTYTIAHGASFRTDPVAATLLMGALALLVAGGAWWRSLLAGCLAAVSLLITVKGAFYLPVFVGILVYVWRRDGRADTLRRFAIAGIVTAALGAVLWLWHGALLAGSEASVADPSLGQAANVGGNAASTVMNQQEWFARGSYILAWFAGGIATALALATGSILAARNVIARRAPVLGMTVLLCALPLFSLVFYRNAFPYFFPFIMLPTMIAALPAAQRLLTDWQTRFGLVVLILAVSLAVQFATYWPRDQATQRQYTALAHRIFPEPAPYIERSTMLPSFQKSGFFMSTLGMQRHRQGVDSLAASVAKDGPPLLLASAPALAMALDPSLTTDMPQLLPQDAAILRDNYIQHWGDLWVAGKTLQAASGQFDVVIPGIYTLECNGMRMIDGRNRNCGATFRLGRGNHEWTGGEATLRWGDHLYRPDRPAPSGPIYYDL; this is translated from the coding sequence TTGAACGCCTTCGCCGCTCGAAATTCGGCTGAAGCTGTGCAGGCTGCGCTATCACCACTGCACGCGCGGCTCGTCCTGGTCGTTATCGCAGCCGCGCTACTGATGCAGGCAGTGCTGGTGTTCCGCATGAACGTGAACTGGGACGAGTACTGGTTTCTAGGCCGCATCTATCTTGCACACGCAGGCGAACTGGCAGATCCTTTTCAGAACTTCCACGTCCATCTGTTCAGCTGGCTACCGGGCGTTCCCCTTAATGAGATCGATCAAATCGTGGCTGGGCGGCTGGTTATGTTCGGATGCGAGCTGGCCGCGCTGTGGTGCCTCTATTTTATCTGCCGCACGCTGGCCGATAAAGCGAGCGCGCTGCTTGTGGTAGCGTTGTGGCTCTGCAGCACTTACACGATTGCGCACGGCGCTAGTTTCCGGACCGATCCGGTCGCAGCCACGCTGCTGATGGGCGCGCTGGCGTTGCTGGTGGCTGGCGGGGCTTGGTGGCGGAGTTTGCTGGCTGGCTGCCTTGCTGCTGTATCGCTGCTCATCACCGTCAAAGGTGCGTTTTACCTGCCGGTATTTGTCGGGATCCTGGTCTATGTCTGGCGGAGGGACGGGCGCGCCGATACGCTTCGCCGCTTTGCAATCGCAGGCATCGTTACCGCGGCCCTGGGTGCGGTCCTGTGGTTGTGGCACGGTGCCTTGCTGGCAGGGAGCGAAGCCAGCGTAGCGGACCCGTCGCTCGGTCAGGCGGCAAACGTGGGTGGCAATGCCGCGAGCACTGTTATGAACCAGCAGGAATGGTTCGCACGAGGGTCCTATATCCTTGCCTGGTTCGCAGGAGGCATCGCGACGGCCCTTGCGCTGGCTACCGGTTCGATCCTTGCTGCACGAAACGTGATCGCCAGACGAGCGCCTGTTCTGGGCATGACGGTCCTGCTATGCGCCCTGCCGCTCTTCTCGCTGGTTTTCTACCGCAATGCTTTTCCCTATTTCTTCCCCTTCATCATGCTGCCCACGATGATAGCTGCCCTGCCCGCAGCCCAGCGCCTTCTCACAGACTGGCAGACCCGGTTTGGCTTGGTGGTACTTATTCTAGCGGTAAGTCTGGCAGTCCAGTTCGCGACTTATTGGCCGCGAGACCAGGCTACGCAGCGTCAGTACACCGCGCTGGCGCACCGGATATTCCCCGAACCCGCTCCCTATATCGAACGCAGCACGATGCTGCCGTCGTTTCAGAAAAGTGGGTTCTTCATGAGCACGCTTGGCATGCAACGGCATCGCCAAGGTGTCGATTCCCTTGCGGCTTCGGTCGCAAAGGATGGCCCGCCCTTGTTATTGGCAAGTGCCCCGGCGCTGGCCATGGCGCTGGACCCGTCCCTGACCACCGATATGCCCCAGCTCCTGCCGCAAGACGCAGCGATTTTGCGGGACAATTACATTCAGCATTGGGGCGATCTGTGGGTTGCGGGGAAGACCCTTCAGGCCGCCTCCGGTCAATTCGACGTCGTTATCCCCGGCATATACACTCTGGAATGCAACGGGATGCGCATGATCGACGGACGCAATCGAAACTGCGGCGCAACCTTCCGGTTGGGTCGCGGAAACCATGAATGGACCGGTGGAGAGGCGACGCTTCGCTGGGGCGATCATTTGTACAGACCAGACCGGCCCGCGCCGTCCGGTCCAATCTATTACGATCTGTAA
- a CDS encoding Ppx/GppA phosphatase family protein, translating into MSQTSGLRPAMQRSGRKTNGHNRGDRRAIIDIGSNTVRLVVFGGALRAPRVIHNEKVTARLGSELEETGRIGAESWDMALAGLRRFVMLLEELETSDVETVATAAVRDAANGPEFAAAVRELGLDLRVLTGEQEAQASAVGVSGAFPGAEGVALDLGGGSLEIVEINADGIKHGVSLPLGTLRLPAIRASGEKALAKRLRQLLAASGYKLPEGRPLYLVGGALRAFGRYVMLQTDTPLDDAHGFEFSAKAGLKHARTLSGTSVSDLSEISAITSSRLAMLPDAAALLEVLFKDLDPARIVISAWGLREGLLFGRLEDTRQAQDPLIAGVSDFTQDLAGSLRMATMVAGWSSQLRGRFHPGDERVRVSAILLSFASQTLEPNLRRKQVLDWALHKRWIALSAEQRGMLGAALLAQTGKLSLPSALTLIASDEALKEAQVWGLATRLCRRFAGCSIGSIVHSKLLIEDDMLTLRIDEELSPLRNAGTDKDLANLAAALGVNSRIEMVEDNEA; encoded by the coding sequence ATGAGCCAAACCTCCGGACTACGCCCCGCCATGCAAAGGTCCGGCAGAAAGACCAACGGCCATAACCGCGGGGATCGGCGCGCCATTATCGATATCGGTTCGAACACAGTGCGGCTGGTGGTGTTCGGTGGCGCGTTGCGGGCTCCGCGTGTGATCCATAACGAGAAAGTGACGGCAAGGCTGGGAAGCGAGCTGGAAGAAACCGGGCGCATCGGCGCGGAATCGTGGGACATGGCGCTGGCGGGCCTGCGTCGGTTCGTGATGCTGCTGGAAGAACTTGAAACGAGCGACGTGGAAACCGTTGCCACCGCCGCCGTGCGCGACGCGGCGAATGGTCCCGAGTTTGCTGCTGCCGTCCGTGAGCTTGGGCTGGATTTGCGTGTTCTGACGGGAGAGCAGGAGGCGCAGGCCAGTGCCGTCGGCGTCTCAGGCGCATTTCCGGGTGCCGAAGGCGTAGCTCTCGACCTTGGCGGGGGCAGCCTGGAAATCGTCGAGATCAATGCGGATGGCATTAAACATGGTGTCAGCCTGCCGCTCGGTACCCTGCGCCTGCCGGCCATCCGGGCATCCGGGGAAAAGGCGCTGGCTAAGCGGCTGCGTCAACTGCTCGCGGCTTCGGGATACAAACTGCCCGAAGGCCGCCCGCTCTACCTTGTAGGCGGGGCTTTGCGGGCGTTCGGGCGCTATGTGATGCTGCAAACCGATACCCCGCTGGACGATGCGCACGGGTTCGAATTCTCTGCCAAAGCCGGGTTGAAACATGCGCGCACTCTGTCGGGCACAAGTGTGTCCGATCTGTCGGAGATATCCGCCATCACCTCCTCCCGCCTTGCGATGCTGCCCGATGCAGCCGCGCTACTCGAGGTGTTGTTCAAGGATCTGGACCCCGCCCGGATTGTCATTTCGGCCTGGGGACTGCGCGAAGGGCTTTTGTTCGGCCGGTTGGAAGACACGCGCCAGGCGCAGGATCCGCTGATCGCGGGCGTGAGCGATTTTACCCAGGACCTGGCCGGATCGTTGCGCATGGCTACGATGGTGGCAGGCTGGTCCTCGCAACTGCGTGGGCGGTTCCATCCGGGCGACGAGCGAGTGCGGGTGTCGGCAATCCTGCTCAGCTTCGCCAGCCAGACGCTGGAACCGAACCTGCGCCGCAAACAGGTGCTCGACTGGGCTTTGCACAAACGCTGGATTGCTCTCTCGGCGGAGCAGCGAGGGATGCTGGGCGCCGCATTGCTGGCGCAGACGGGCAAGCTGTCGCTGCCGTCGGCATTGACCCTGATCGCGAGCGATGAAGCTCTGAAGGAGGCGCAGGTCTGGGGTCTTGCCACCAGGCTATGCCGCCGGTTCGCAGGTTGCTCGATTGGATCGATCGTGCATTCCAAACTGCTGATCGAGGATGATATGTTGACCCTGCGGATCGATGAAGAACTGTCGCCGCTCCGCAACGCCGGGACCGATAAGGATCTGGCCAATCTCGCTGCCGCGCTGGGCGTCAACAGCCGTATAGAGATGGTAGAAGACAACGAAGCCTGA
- a CDS encoding glycosyltransferase: protein MTQRVVLWGTYDLGKPRTRILRDSLRASGFDVVEIHTPVWEGVADKSQLSRVGWLAHGLRWLLAYPGLMWRYLRAPRHDVVVVPYMGHLDVLILWPLARMRGVPIVWDVFLSLYDTVVRDRRMVGPRNPLAWVLRGWEKLACRAADKVVLDTRAHAAMLAELYNLNERKTVAVFVGAETANFQLEPTGESIGGEELQILFYGQFIPLHGIETIIEAARLARDAPIAWHIIGDGQEAPRIRQMLVTDPLPQVRWTNWMAYDELKAEIGQADICLGIFGTSEKSARVIPNKVFQVISAGKPLVTRDSPAMRELVGDDEPGVELIPAGDPQALLDAVKRAADGPDRLDPAIAERFAPDALARQWGAIVGSVLATKG, encoded by the coding sequence ATGACACAGCGGGTTGTCCTGTGGGGCACATATGATCTCGGCAAACCGCGGACGCGTATCCTGCGCGACTCGTTGCGAGCGTCCGGTTTCGATGTTGTGGAAATCCATACGCCTGTCTGGGAAGGGGTGGCGGACAAGAGCCAGCTTTCGCGGGTTGGCTGGTTGGCGCATGGGCTGCGTTGGTTGCTGGCGTATCCCGGCTTGATGTGGCGCTATCTGCGGGCACCACGGCATGATGTGGTGGTCGTGCCTTATATGGGCCATCTCGATGTGCTGATCTTGTGGCCACTGGCACGGATGCGCGGCGTGCCGATCGTATGGGATGTCTTTCTCTCGCTTTACGATACCGTAGTGCGCGACCGGCGTATGGTCGGCCCCCGCAACCCGCTGGCTTGGGTTTTGCGCGGCTGGGAAAAGCTGGCCTGTCGTGCAGCCGACAAGGTGGTGCTCGACACAAGGGCGCACGCTGCCATGCTCGCAGAACTGTATAATTTAAACGAGCGAAAGACCGTCGCCGTATTTGTCGGGGCGGAGACTGCGAATTTCCAGCTGGAGCCGACTGGCGAGTCAATTGGCGGTGAAGAGTTACAAATCCTGTTCTACGGACAATTCATTCCGCTGCATGGCATCGAAACCATCATTGAGGCTGCGCGTCTGGCCCGTGACGCGCCTATCGCATGGCATATTATCGGCGACGGTCAGGAAGCACCGCGTATCCGCCAAATGCTCGTTACCGATCCCTTGCCGCAAGTTCGATGGACGAACTGGATGGCGTATGACGAGCTAAAGGCGGAAATCGGGCAGGCTGACATATGCCTCGGCATATTCGGAACCAGCGAAAAGTCGGCCCGCGTCATTCCCAACAAGGTGTTCCAGGTCATCTCGGCAGGAAAGCCGCTCGTCACGCGCGACAGCCCGGCGATGCGGGAACTGGTGGGCGATGACGAACCGGGTGTGGAACTCATCCCCGCGGGCGATCCACAGGCTTTGCTGGACGCAGTCAAGCGCGCAGCCGACGGTCCGGATCGGTTGGATCCAGCCATCGCCGAACGGTTCGCTCCGGATGCGCTGGCACGGCAATGGGGCGCTATCGTCGGTTCGGTCCTCGCTACGAAAGGCTAG
- a CDS encoding glycosyltransferase family 2 protein, whose amino-acid sequence MIDILLGTYNGGAHLDELLRSLEAQSFSDWRLIVRDDGSSDNTLEVLGQWASRTARDVMLIENRPTAGGACANFNVLLESSDAPYFAFCDQDDVWLPEKLATMLSAVRTCEARHGIDHPVLVHSDLAVVDASLQPVSPSYWQLLRYDPAHQSDRRSAFLENFVTGCATMGNAALRERATPIPDGAIMHDWWVALVATWFGSLVACPEKTILYRQHGANVIGASDWSVPAMARRFAAKPTDSIRRTSRIVQRTQTQAGAFAKRYGRSLDPDIASFTARYGALGIQPFLARKAFMLKERFVPSYIMRTAFYWLVI is encoded by the coding sequence ATGATCGACATTCTTCTCGGCACATATAATGGCGGCGCGCATCTCGACGAATTGCTGCGATCGCTGGAGGCGCAGAGCTTTTCCGACTGGCGATTGATCGTTCGCGACGACGGTTCGAGCGACAACACTCTCGAAGTGCTGGGCCAATGGGCATCTCGGACCGCGCGCGACGTGATGCTGATCGAAAACCGGCCCACAGCTGGCGGCGCATGCGCCAATTTCAATGTCCTGCTCGAATCATCCGATGCGCCCTATTTCGCGTTTTGCGATCAAGACGATGTGTGGCTTCCGGAAAAGCTCGCCACGATGTTATCAGCGGTGCGAACCTGCGAGGCACGCCACGGCATTGATCACCCGGTTCTGGTACATAGCGATCTGGCGGTCGTGGATGCGTCGCTGCAACCCGTTTCACCGTCCTACTGGCAGCTGCTGCGTTACGATCCAGCGCACCAGTCCGACCGCCGATCGGCCTTCCTCGAAAACTTCGTGACCGGCTGTGCCACGATGGGCAACGCAGCTCTGCGTGAGCGGGCGACACCGATCCCGGACGGGGCGATCATGCACGATTGGTGGGTGGCGCTGGTCGCGACATGGTTTGGCAGCTTGGTCGCATGTCCGGAAAAGACCATCCTTTACCGGCAGCACGGCGCGAATGTCATCGGTGCAAGTGATTGGAGCGTGCCCGCCATGGCCAGACGCTTTGCAGCAAAACCGACCGATTCCATCCGCAGGACAAGCCGGATCGTGCAGCGGACGCAAACCCAGGCTGGGGCATTTGCCAAACGATATGGCCGCAGCCTGGACCCTGATATCGCCAGCTTCACGGCCCGATACGGGGCGCTCGGCATACAGCCGTTCCTCGCGCGCAAGGCATTCATGTTGAAGGAACGGTTCGTGCCGTCCTACATCATGCGCACAGCGTTTTACTGGCTGGTTATCTAG
- a CDS encoding oligosaccharide flippase family protein yields the protein MAVPPTSPGKTAPGSPGRSTSDMPTKRRARFDRWLASGRSLASGPIARASGTSLAIRLASLALLFAQAVLTARLLGPAGYGTVASVLAVVHILVMFAILGMGSLAVREIPVRLTARQPKELAAFVRFSFLLVLGCSVLIALVAATLAIPVLGGNMLTGFAAILGGLLIVPLAMLALLKGWAQGFGRIALSLLPADVVRPALLVIVLGFAAFTGVRFAPEDYFIWALASALVALFIAAIALWRDKLRELPKPAGTPHARRSLANAMPFLGIGLAAILQGEINTLLLAALAGPEETGLFQPVARLLPILTLPVQAATFAYAPRMAELREQGEFERIRSITRIFTLTTGFLTLALALVICIAGPWLMLAFGRDFVASAPLLWIVAGGVVVSTFFGPMGHLLTMCGKGREAFLSQLCGVFANLILALWLVPRVGATGAAIAMAASLVVLTSITFWAARARLDVYSHETSGVQA from the coding sequence ATGGCTGTGCCCCCGACCTCGCCCGGCAAGACCGCACCTGGATCGCCGGGACGCAGCACGAGCGACATGCCGACGAAACGGCGCGCCCGCTTCGACCGCTGGCTTGCAAGCGGACGTAGTCTGGCATCCGGCCCCATCGCCCGAGCGAGCGGGACGAGCCTTGCAATCCGGCTCGCCAGTTTGGCGCTGCTATTCGCGCAAGCCGTCCTGACTGCCCGACTGCTGGGTCCGGCGGGCTACGGAACGGTCGCGAGCGTCCTGGCGGTGGTCCACATTCTTGTGATGTTCGCGATCCTCGGCATGGGTTCGCTGGCTGTGCGCGAAATCCCGGTACGCCTGACAGCGCGCCAGCCGAAGGAACTGGCAGCTTTTGTGCGGTTCTCGTTCCTGCTGGTGCTGGGTTGCTCTGTACTGATTGCGCTTGTTGCCGCAACGCTGGCCATCCCGGTGCTTGGCGGAAACATGCTGACCGGCTTTGCAGCCATACTCGGCGGGCTGCTCATCGTGCCGCTTGCGATGCTCGCCTTGCTGAAGGGCTGGGCGCAGGGTTTTGGAAGGATCGCGCTATCACTGTTGCCGGCAGACGTCGTCCGCCCCGCCCTGCTGGTCATAGTGCTGGGTTTCGCGGCATTTACCGGGGTGCGCTTCGCGCCGGAAGACTATTTTATCTGGGCGCTCGCATCGGCATTGGTGGCCTTGTTTATTGCTGCCATCGCCCTGTGGCGGGACAAGTTGCGTGAGTTGCCGAAACCGGCAGGCACGCCGCACGCGCGGCGCTCCCTCGCAAACGCCATGCCATTCCTGGGCATCGGACTGGCGGCCATCCTGCAGGGCGAGATCAACACGCTGCTGCTGGCAGCGCTCGCCGGACCGGAGGAAACCGGCCTGTTCCAGCCAGTCGCGCGACTGTTGCCGATCCTGACATTGCCTGTACAGGCTGCGACGTTTGCCTACGCACCGCGCATGGCGGAATTGCGCGAACAGGGCGAGTTCGAGCGCATCCGCTCGATCACACGGATTTTTACGCTGACCACCGGCTTCCTGACTTTGGCGCTGGCGCTCGTCATTTGCATTGCCGGACCCTGGTTGATGTTGGCTTTCGGCCGCGATTTCGTAGCCAGCGCTCCGTTGCTGTGGATCGTCGCCGGCGGCGTGGTGGTAAGCACGTTCTTCGGCCCGATGGGGCATCTTCTGACGATGTGCGGCAAGGGGCGCGAAGCGTTTCTCAGCCAGCTCTGCGGTGTGTTTGCCAATTTGATACTGGCGCTGTGGCTGGTGCCGCGCGTAGGCGCGACGGGCGCTGCCATCGCCATGGCTGCCAGCTTGGTCGTGCTGACTTCCATCACATTCTGGGCCGCCCGCGCGCGGCTGGATGTCTATTCCCACGAAACAAGCGGGGTGCAGGCATGA